From one Sesamum indicum cultivar Zhongzhi No. 13 linkage group LG13, S_indicum_v1.0, whole genome shotgun sequence genomic stretch:
- the LOC105176078 gene encoding polygalacturonase-like — translation MAINFITILFFLPLLAINVNAQGPMTYDITKYGAKSGGDISQALMDAWKEACNSTSPSTIVVPRGTWSLSQVKLLGPNKAPLELQVQGTLQANPNPGQLPNKEGEWITINYVNYFTLSGGGVFDGQGQEAWKQNDCHKNRNCAKLPMNLSFNFVNNSIIRDVTTKDSKNFHVNCISSHNVTFLRFTVSAPGDSPNTDGIHLGRDTMINIKDSIIKTGDDCVSIGDESKEIHIQNVTCGPGHGISVGSLGGYAEEKDVQGIYVTNCTFIGTTNGVRVKTWPSAPATLTVSDLHFEDLIMDNVSSPIIIDQEYCPHNLCKKDRPSSIKITNVSIKNVRGTTNTAEAVTFICSGLKPCENVEVGDIDLTYNGNQGPITTKCANVKPKFVGKQNPPVCATTAQSA, via the exons ATGgcaataaatttcattacaattctcttctttttgcCTTTGTTGGCAATAAATGTTAACGCTCAGGGGCCCATGACATATGATATCACAAAGTATGGTGCAAAATCTGGTGGAGATATCAGTCAG GCTCTAATGGATGCTTGGAAGGAGGCATGCAATTCAACTTCCCCAAGCACAATAGTGGTACCACGAGGAACCTGGTCTCTTAGTCAAGTGAAACTATTAGGCCCCAATAAGGCCCCTCTCGAGCTTCAAGTCCAAGGAACCTTGCAAGCCAATCCTAATCCCGGTCAATTGCCTAATAAAGAAGGTGAATGGATCACTATCAATTATGTCAATTATTTCACCCTATCAGGTGGTGGAGTTTTTGATGGTCAAGGACAAGAAGCCTGGAAGCAAAACGATTGccacaaaaatagaaattgtgCCAAGCTTCCCATG AATCTTAGCTTCAATTTCGTCAACAACTCCATAATTCGTGATGTGACCACAAAAGATAGCAAGAATTTCCACGTGAATTGTATATCGAGCCATAATGTGACGTTCCTCCGATTCACAGTTTCAGCCCCTGGAGATAGCCCAAACACTGATGGTATCCATCTGGGTCGTGACACGATGATCAATATCAAAGATTCCATCATAAAAACAGGAGACGATTGTGTCTCAATTGGAGACGAGAGCAAAGAAATTCACATCCAGAATGTAACTTGTGGTCCAGGACACGGTATTAGCGTTGGAAGCCTTGGTGGGTATGCAGAAGAAAAGGATGTGCAAGGGATATATGTGACAAATTGCACCTTTATTGGCACAACAAATGGCGTCAGGGTGAAGACATGGCCCTCTGCCCCAGCAACGTTGACTGTCAGTGATTTGCATTTTGAAGATTTAATCATGGATAATGTTAGCAGTCCCATTATCATTGATCAAGAATATTGTCCACACAATCTTTGCAAAAAAGAT AGACCATCATCTATCAAGATCACTAACGTCAGCATTAAGAACGTACGGGGCACGACAAATACTGCAGAGGCGGTGACGTTTATTTGCAGTGGTCTTAAGCCATGCGAGAATGTAGAGGTGGGTGACATTGATCTTACATATAATGGAAATCAAGGTCCTATCACCACCAAATGTGCCAATGTCAAACCCAAATTTGTCGGCAAGCAGAATCCACCAGTGTGTGCCACTACTGCCCAGTCTGCTTAA